One genomic region from Amycolatopsis sp. FBCC-B4732 encodes:
- a CDS encoding penicillin acylase family protein, protein MRRGIRALTFTALGALVAGLTQVAVTAPAAQAAVSPDDYCGGQCSDILPPGENGNATLADILAHKVLGTRPAHAADQLGKYSSLANGYKTLTTGAINQYFNDSSFGVAADQVASTSKPRADVTIVRDKALGVPHITGTTRSGTEFGAGYAAAQDRLWLMDVLRHAARGQVTPFAGGAEANRELEQQFFSNAPYTEAELQQQIDRVASNGPRGAQGLADAQAYVDGINKYISDSYSGRYFPGEYVLTGHVDAITNAGSIDPFKLTDLVALASLVGAEFGAGGGGEVQNAIAKLAMQEKYGVVQGEKVWQSLRAEDDPEAVKTLHDGQTFPYGKTPANAVGQALPDKGSVTGQQLVFDKTGSASTATPSTVDVAAPADQEPARGMFEDGVLPGNMLSEKHGMSNALLVSGAKTASGHPVAVFGPQTGYFAPQLLLLQELQGPGISSRGAAFAGLSMYTLLGRGQDYSWSATTSAQDIIDTYALTLCDPSGKAPTKDSNYYTWQGQCIPMETVEVKNAWKPTVADGTAAGSYTLRSYRTKYGPVQSRATVGGKPVAYAALRSSYFHEVDSLIGFQELNDPGFVKSAADFQKAAADINYTFNWFYADSKDIAYFNSGSNPSRQSDVDPNMPVWGDQGHDWNGWNPSGNQATYTPASQHPQSVNQDYYVSWNNAQANGYAAAGADKSAVHRVDLLDSRVKKLISSGTKVTRVNLTQAMEEAALSDLRAERVLPLLLQVLDKTPTTGAAADAEAKLKTWLSHGQLRTETAAGSKAYTDADAIRIFDAWWPLLVQAEFKPGMGDDAYNAMTGVLGINESPSGWQNGDGRHTGQPHKGSSFQFGWWGYVSKDIRQVLGQPVAGPLGQTFCGAGNVTTCRQALVDSLTTAAGQAASTVYPGDASCSAGDQWCADTIVHNPLGGITQDKISWQNRPTFQQVVEYSAHRGDNIANLAPGKTVSATSAETGLYNSPASNAIDGNASTRWASDWSDDQAITVDLGSVQQVSRVLLSWEKAYGKSYRIQLSPDAVHWTDAASVTDGDGGQDNVSFATTQARFVKLQGVQRGTKYGYSLYEFEVYAH, encoded by the coding sequence ATGCGACGAGGCATCCGAGCCTTGACCTTCACGGCGCTGGGGGCCCTCGTGGCCGGGCTGACCCAAGTCGCCGTCACCGCGCCGGCCGCGCAAGCGGCCGTGTCGCCCGACGACTACTGCGGCGGGCAGTGCAGCGACATCCTGCCGCCCGGCGAGAACGGCAACGCGACCCTCGCCGACATCCTGGCGCACAAGGTGCTCGGCACCCGTCCGGCGCACGCGGCCGACCAGCTCGGGAAGTACTCGTCCCTGGCGAACGGCTACAAGACGCTGACCACCGGCGCGATCAACCAGTACTTCAACGACTCGTCGTTCGGCGTCGCCGCCGACCAGGTCGCGAGCACGAGCAAGCCGCGCGCGGACGTGACGATCGTGCGGGACAAGGCGCTCGGCGTCCCGCACATCACCGGGACCACCCGGTCCGGCACCGAGTTCGGCGCCGGCTACGCCGCCGCGCAGGACCGGCTGTGGCTGATGGACGTCCTGCGCCACGCCGCGCGCGGGCAGGTCACCCCGTTCGCCGGCGGCGCGGAAGCCAACCGCGAGCTGGAGCAGCAGTTCTTCTCGAACGCGCCCTACACCGAAGCCGAGCTGCAGCAGCAGATCGACCGCGTCGCGAGCAACGGCCCGCGCGGCGCGCAGGGCCTCGCCGACGCGCAGGCCTACGTCGACGGCATCAACAAGTACATCAGCGACTCCTACAGCGGCCGGTACTTCCCGGGCGAGTACGTGCTCACCGGGCACGTCGACGCGATCACCAACGCCGGGTCGATCGACCCGTTCAAGCTGACCGACCTGGTGGCGCTCGCCTCGCTGGTCGGCGCCGAGTTCGGCGCGGGCGGCGGCGGCGAGGTGCAGAACGCGATCGCCAAGCTCGCGATGCAGGAGAAGTACGGCGTCGTCCAGGGCGAAAAGGTGTGGCAGAGCCTGCGTGCGGAGGACGACCCCGAAGCCGTCAAGACGCTGCACGACGGCCAGACGTTCCCGTACGGCAAGACGCCGGCCAACGCGGTCGGGCAGGCCCTGCCGGACAAGGGTTCGGTGACCGGGCAGCAGCTCGTGTTCGACAAGACCGGCTCGGCTTCGACCGCGACGCCGTCCACTGTGGACGTCGCCGCGCCCGCCGACCAGGAGCCCGCCCGCGGCATGTTCGAAGACGGCGTGCTGCCGGGCAACATGCTGAGCGAGAAGCACGGCATGTCCAACGCGCTGCTCGTCTCCGGCGCCAAGACCGCCAGCGGCCACCCGGTCGCCGTGTTCGGCCCGCAGACCGGGTACTTCGCCCCGCAGCTGCTGCTGTTGCAGGAACTGCAGGGCCCGGGCATCAGCTCGCGCGGCGCGGCCTTCGCCGGCCTGAGCATGTACACGCTCCTCGGGCGCGGGCAGGACTACTCGTGGAGCGCGACGACGTCGGCGCAGGACATCATCGACACCTACGCGCTGACGCTGTGCGACCCGAGCGGCAAGGCGCCGACGAAGGACTCGAACTACTACACCTGGCAAGGCCAGTGCATCCCGATGGAGACCGTCGAGGTCAAGAACGCCTGGAAGCCGACCGTGGCCGACGGGACCGCGGCGGGCTCGTACACCCTGCGCAGCTACCGGACGAAGTACGGGCCGGTGCAGAGCCGGGCGACGGTCGGCGGCAAGCCGGTGGCGTACGCGGCGCTGCGCTCGTCCTACTTCCACGAGGTCGACTCGCTGATCGGCTTCCAGGAGCTGAACGACCCGGGCTTCGTCAAGTCCGCGGCGGACTTCCAGAAGGCCGCGGCCGACATCAACTACACGTTCAACTGGTTCTACGCCGACTCGAAGGACATCGCCTACTTCAACTCGGGCAGCAACCCGTCCCGGCAGTCCGATGTGGACCCGAACATGCCGGTGTGGGGCGACCAGGGCCACGACTGGAACGGCTGGAACCCCAGCGGCAACCAGGCGACCTACACGCCCGCGTCGCAGCACCCGCAGTCGGTCAACCAGGACTACTACGTCAGCTGGAACAACGCGCAGGCCAACGGTTACGCGGCGGCGGGCGCGGACAAGTCCGCCGTGCACCGCGTCGACCTGCTCGACTCGCGCGTGAAGAAGCTGATCTCCAGCGGCACCAAGGTCACCCGGGTCAACCTGACCCAAGCGATGGAGGAAGCGGCGCTGTCCGACCTGCGCGCCGAGCGCGTGCTGCCGCTGCTGCTGCAGGTGCTCGACAAGACGCCGACCACCGGGGCGGCCGCGGACGCCGAGGCGAAGCTCAAGACGTGGCTCTCCCACGGGCAGCTGCGCACCGAAACCGCCGCCGGCAGCAAGGCGTACACGGACGCGGACGCGATCCGCATCTTCGACGCCTGGTGGCCGCTGCTCGTCCAGGCCGAGTTCAAGCCGGGCATGGGCGACGACGCCTACAACGCGATGACCGGCGTGCTCGGCATCAACGAAAGCCCGTCCGGCTGGCAGAACGGCGACGGCCGGCACACCGGCCAGCCGCACAAGGGCTCGTCGTTCCAGTTCGGCTGGTGGGGCTACGTCAGCAAGGACATCCGGCAGGTGCTCGGCCAGCCGGTGGCCGGCCCGCTCGGCCAGACGTTCTGCGGGGCCGGCAACGTCACGACGTGCCGCCAGGCGCTCGTCGACTCGCTGACCACCGCCGCCGGCCAGGCCGCGAGCACCGTCTACCCCGGTGACGCGTCCTGCTCGGCCGGTGACCAGTGGTGCGCCGACACGATCGTCCACAACCCGCTGGGCGGCATCACGCAGGACAAGATCAGCTGGCAGAACCGCCCGACGTTCCAGCAGGTCGTCGAGTACTCCGCGCACCGCGGCGACAACATCGCGAACCTCGCGCCGGGGAAGACGGTCAGCGCCACCAGCGCCGAGACCGGCCTCTACAACTCGCCGGCGTCGAACGCGATCGACGGCAACGCCTCGACCCGCTGGGCCAGCGACTGGAGCGACGACCAGGCGATCACCGTCGACCTCGGTTCGGTCCAGCAGGTCAGCCGGGTGCTGCTGAGCTGGGAGAAGGCGTACGGGAAGAGCTACCGGATCCAGCTCTCCCCGGACGCGGTGCACTGGACGGACGCGGCTTCGGTCACCGACGGCGACGGCGGGCAGGACAACGTCTCGTTCGCCACGACCCAGGCCCGGTTCGTCAAGCTGCAGGGCGTCCAGCGCGGCACGAAGTACGGCTACTCGCTCTACGAGTTCGAGGTGTACGCCCACTGA
- a CDS encoding trypsin-like serine protease → MRARAVFSAVLLTLAAGLATAGPASAVANGSDVPAGTFRFAAKLTMTNIPKPDGTKYNSACSGALIAAKWIITAGHCFHDANRNRVSGPVPYPTSVLLGTVNQSTPGVTRNVVTVYQASANDIAIATLDADVTGITPLTVNRVTPSVGQLLTLAGWGSLTATNPAPSTKLQQGTVKVGQVATSTLGVQGVAPTTTTSACVYDSGAPYFVAGGTGGQLVSVESTGPDCPHNQLETTSRVDVVADWIASHLG, encoded by the coding sequence ATGCGCGCACGCGCTGTGTTCTCTGCTGTCCTTTTGACGCTGGCCGCCGGCCTCGCCACGGCGGGGCCGGCTTCGGCCGTGGCGAACGGTTCCGACGTCCCCGCGGGGACGTTCAGGTTCGCCGCGAAGCTGACCATGACGAACATCCCGAAGCCCGACGGGACGAAGTACAACAGCGCGTGCTCCGGCGCGCTGATCGCGGCGAAGTGGATCATCACCGCCGGGCACTGTTTCCACGACGCCAACCGCAACCGCGTCTCCGGCCCGGTGCCGTACCCGACGTCGGTACTGCTGGGCACGGTCAACCAGAGCACGCCGGGCGTGACGCGCAACGTCGTCACCGTGTACCAGGCGAGCGCCAACGACATCGCGATCGCGACCCTCGACGCGGACGTCACCGGCATCACGCCGCTGACCGTCAACCGCGTCACGCCGTCGGTCGGGCAGCTGCTGACGCTCGCCGGCTGGGGCAGCCTCACCGCCACCAACCCGGCGCCGTCGACGAAGCTGCAGCAGGGCACGGTGAAGGTCGGCCAGGTGGCCACCTCGACGCTCGGCGTGCAGGGCGTCGCCCCGACGACGACCACGAGCGCGTGCGTGTACGACTCGGGCGCGCCGTACTTCGTCGCGGGCGGCACCGGCGGGCAGCTGGTGTCCGTCGAGTCGACCGGCCCGGACTGCCCCCACAACCAGCTCGAGACGACCTCCCGGGTGGACGTCGTGGCGGATTGGATCGCTTCGCACCTCGGCTGA
- a CDS encoding FHA domain-containing protein, with protein MPELVVQLTRVGFLVLLWLFVFAALRVVRSDLYAASGMRVQVPTFGRKKEKKPRNSKSPQQLLVTHGALAGTRIALDGRPILIGRADDSTLVLDDDYASTRHARIAQRGEDWYVEDLGSTNGTYLDRAKVTAPLRVPLGVPIRIGKTVIELRP; from the coding sequence GTGCCAGAGCTGGTCGTACAACTCACCAGGGTGGGCTTCCTCGTGCTGCTCTGGCTCTTCGTGTTCGCCGCGCTCAGAGTCGTCCGCTCGGACCTCTACGCGGCATCGGGCATGCGCGTCCAGGTTCCGACCTTCGGGCGCAAGAAGGAGAAGAAGCCGCGCAACAGCAAGTCCCCGCAGCAGCTGCTGGTCACCCACGGCGCACTGGCGGGGACGCGCATCGCGCTGGACGGCCGGCCGATCCTGATCGGCCGGGCCGACGACTCCACGTTGGTGCTCGACGACGACTACGCGTCGACCCGGCACGCGCGGATCGCCCAGCGCGGTGAGGACTGGTACGTGGAAGATCTGGGCTCGACGAACGGGACGTATCTCGACCGGGCTAAGGTCACTGCACCCCTCCGGGTCCCGCTCGGAGTCCCCATCCGGATCGGCAAGACGGTGATCGAGCTTCGCCCATGA
- a CDS encoding class F sortase, with protein sequence MSARRAGAAVALVLALAACSTPEQPKAAAPVPPSAPVTVPFKGLRPTSVKIPKIGAESSLLAVAVKPDGAISVPSVHTPMQAAWYKLSPVPGDVGPAIVLGHVDGDKKPGIFFKLKDLVPGDEVDVDRSDGKKLKFVVDRVTQVPKDTFPREAVYGNSDKPELRLITCGGAFDHAEHSYKDNIVVYANLANA encoded by the coding sequence GTGAGCGCCCGGCGGGCGGGTGCCGCAGTCGCCCTCGTGCTGGCGCTCGCCGCCTGCAGCACCCCGGAGCAGCCGAAAGCCGCCGCCCCGGTGCCCCCTTCGGCACCGGTGACGGTGCCGTTCAAGGGACTCCGGCCGACGTCGGTGAAGATCCCGAAGATCGGCGCGGAGTCCAGCCTGCTCGCGGTCGCGGTCAAGCCCGACGGCGCGATCTCCGTCCCGTCGGTGCACACGCCGATGCAGGCGGCCTGGTACAAGCTCTCGCCGGTGCCCGGGGACGTCGGCCCGGCGATCGTGCTCGGCCACGTCGACGGCGACAAGAAGCCCGGAATCTTCTTCAAGCTCAAGGACCTCGTGCCGGGCGACGAAGTGGACGTCGACCGCAGCGACGGCAAGAAGCTGAAGTTCGTCGTCGACCGCGTCACGCAGGTCCCGAAGGACACGTTCCCGCGCGAAGCCGTGTACGGCAACAGCGACAAGCCCGAGCTGCGGCTGATCACGTGCGGCGGCGCGTTCGACCACGCCGAGCACTCCTACAAGGACAACATCGTCGTCTACGCGAATCTAGCCAACGCCTGA
- a CDS encoding trypsin-like serine protease, whose protein sequence is MRLRALLAAAVLTITTAPTAWAVAHGTDVPPGQFGNVAKLSMTKIPRPDGSTYSSYCTGALIAPAWVLTTGHCFHDANRNRVAGKVPYPTTVTLGLVDEAVESGVARKATEVLQAKENDVALIRLDTPVTTVPPLAVSRAVPKVGQQLTLAGWGSLTGTDPKPAIRMQQGTVAVAKVDPATLGVRGAAPEITTSACTYDSGAPYFTGGKLVALEATGPGCPHAGIETTSRADVIADWIATHTA, encoded by the coding sequence ATGCGCCTGCGCGCCCTGCTCGCTGCTGCTGTCCTGACCATCACCACCGCACCGACGGCCTGGGCCGTCGCCCACGGCACCGACGTCCCACCGGGGCAGTTCGGGAACGTCGCGAAGCTTTCGATGACGAAGATCCCGCGCCCGGACGGCTCCACGTACAGCAGTTATTGCACCGGCGCGCTGATCGCACCGGCCTGGGTGCTGACGACCGGGCACTGCTTCCACGACGCCAACCGCAACCGCGTCGCGGGCAAGGTCCCGTACCCGACGACGGTGACGCTGGGCCTGGTCGACGAAGCGGTCGAATCGGGCGTGGCCCGCAAGGCGACCGAGGTCCTCCAGGCGAAGGAGAACGACGTCGCGCTGATCCGCTTGGACACCCCGGTGACGACGGTGCCCCCGCTGGCGGTGAGCCGCGCGGTCCCGAAGGTCGGCCAGCAGCTGACCCTGGCCGGCTGGGGCAGCCTGACGGGCACCGACCCCAAGCCGGCGATCCGCATGCAGCAGGGCACGGTGGCGGTGGCGAAGGTGGACCCGGCCACGCTGGGTGTCCGCGGCGCGGCCCCGGAGATCACGACGAGCGCGTGCACGTACGACTCGGGAGCCCCGTACTTCACGGGCGGCAAACTGGTCGCCCTGGAGGCAACGGGCCCGGGCTGCCCCCACGCGGGCATCGAAACGACGAGCCGAGCGGACGTGATAGCGGACTGGATAGCCACCCACACGGCGTAA
- a CDS encoding DUF3662 and FHA domain-containing protein, with translation MGRAERFDRRLENLVGNTFARMFGGNVVTQEVAIALERESEENVRELAGGRQLAPNHYIVSLGTADHERMAGDEQRVTQVLAEAVAEHLAAEGLDTYGDVVVSLERNEALHTGQFKTRSSVDPDARPAAAGSPRSARPSNAGDPAMSQPPGYGQYDQGDPYGQQGQYGYGQQGGQQPGYDQGYGQQQGGYDQYGQQQPGGGYDQYGQQQAGYDQGGYAQPQQGGYDQYGGQQQPGYDQGGYAQPQQGGYDQGGYAQPQQGGYDQYGGQQQGGYDQYGGQQQAGYDQYGQQQAYGQPAADPYAQQQGGYAPPAAGRQLAASLQLDDGSNRTYSLKQGGNVVGRGQDADFRLPDTGVSRRHLEITWDGQSATLADIGSTNGTTVNGTPVQTWQLADGDVIRVGHSSLVFRTQG, from the coding sequence GTGGGCCGCGCCGAGAGATTCGACAGGCGACTCGAGAACCTGGTGGGGAACACTTTCGCGCGCATGTTCGGTGGCAACGTCGTCACGCAGGAAGTGGCGATCGCCCTGGAGCGGGAGAGTGAGGAGAACGTTCGTGAGCTGGCAGGCGGTCGGCAGCTCGCCCCGAATCACTACATCGTGTCCTTGGGGACGGCTGACCACGAGCGCATGGCCGGTGACGAGCAGCGGGTCACCCAGGTGCTGGCCGAGGCGGTGGCGGAACACCTCGCCGCCGAAGGCCTGGACACCTATGGTGACGTCGTCGTATCACTCGAGCGCAACGAGGCGCTGCATACTGGACAGTTCAAGACCCGTTCGTCCGTCGATCCCGACGCCCGCCCCGCGGCCGCCGGTTCACCGCGGTCGGCACGACCCAGCAACGCAGGAGACCCAGCAATGAGCCAGCCCCCCGGCTACGGCCAATACGACCAGGGTGACCCGTACGGCCAGCAGGGCCAGTACGGCTACGGACAGCAGGGTGGCCAGCAGCCCGGGTACGACCAGGGTTATGGCCAGCAGCAGGGCGGCTACGACCAGTACGGCCAGCAGCAGCCGGGTGGTGGTTACGACCAGTACGGCCAGCAGCAGGCCGGTTACGACCAGGGCGGCTACGCCCAGCCCCAGCAGGGCGGCTACGACCAGTACGGCGGCCAGCAGCAGCCGGGCTACGACCAGGGCGGCTACGCCCAGCCCCAGCAGGGCGGTTACGACCAGGGCGGCTACGCCCAGCCCCAGCAGGGCGGCTACGACCAGTACGGCGGCCAGCAGCAGGGCGGGTACGACCAGTACGGCGGCCAGCAGCAGGCCGGGTACGACCAGTACGGCCAGCAGCAGGCGTACGGCCAGCCGGCCGCCGACCCGTACGCGCAGCAGCAGGGCGGCTACGCCCCGCCCGCGGCGGGCCGTCAGCTCGCGGCGAGCCTGCAGCTGGACGACGGCTCGAACCGCACGTACTCGCTGAAGCAGGGCGGGAACGTCGTGGGCCGCGGCCAGGACGCGGACTTCCGCCTCCCGGACACCGGTGTCTCCCGCCGGCACCTGGAGATCACCTGGGACGGCCAGAGCGCGACGCTCGCCGACATCGGTTCGACCAACGGCACGACCGTGAACGGGACTCCGGTCCAGACCTGGCAGCTCGCCGACGGCGACGTCATCCGGGTGGGCCATTCGTCCCTCGTGTTCCGTACACAGGGCTGA
- a CDS encoding FKBP-type peptidyl-prolyl cis-trans isomerase, with translation MTLEKPQIDRPDGPAPADLEITDLTVGDGAEATAGTTVTVHYVGVSHSSGEQFDASWDRGEPLRFGLGAGQVIAGWDQGVAGMKIGGRRKLVIPPHLAYGDRGAGGVIKPGETLIFVVDLVGVN, from the coding sequence ATGACCTTGGAAAAGCCCCAAATCGACCGCCCGGACGGACCTGCGCCGGCCGACCTCGAGATCACCGACCTCACCGTCGGTGACGGCGCCGAAGCCACGGCCGGCACCACCGTCACCGTGCACTACGTCGGCGTCTCGCACTCTTCGGGTGAGCAGTTCGACGCTTCGTGGGACCGCGGTGAGCCGCTGCGCTTCGGCCTGGGCGCCGGTCAGGTCATCGCCGGCTGGGACCAGGGTGTCGCGGGCATGAAGATCGGCGGACGGCGCAAGCTCGTCATCCCGCCGCACCTGGCCTACGGCGACCGCGGCGCGGGCGGCGTCATCAAGCCCGGCGAGACCTTGATCTTCGTCGTCGACCTGGTCGGCGTGAACTAG
- a CDS encoding PP2C family serine/threonine-protein phosphatase: MTLVLRYAARSDRGLVRSSNQDSVYAGPRLLALADGMGGHAAGEVASKVVIASLAPLDDDEPRDDLLAQLREAVANGNAAIAELVSQDPDLDGMGTTLTAVLFAGTRLGLVHVGDSRAYLLRGGQFAQITRDDSFVNELLEQGRITPEEAAVHPQRSLLLKALTGHEVEPSLTVREARAGDRYLICSDGLSGMVSDETLTEAVQIPDPQQCADRMIELALKGGGTDNVTVIIADVVDVDFGEDAPIVGGAAGDGSDELHQGDSPAARARALTQPPPQQRPELPQPTEDPKAKRRKRFRWLAGALVVLVVLAAAAIATRYFVLSQYYVGEGADEEVVIYRGVPGSILGIDLHTYEQGSCPPNQVCTDKLRVDQLQEDARLAVQNGVKKDSLDDARKYIDDFLQLHKRLNNCAPTGGQTSPTPTNPVSPTTTPTAPAGSTAPSSANQPAGRDCSTPSSTAPTTGGGN; the protein is encoded by the coding sequence ATGACTCTCGTCCTCCGCTACGCAGCCCGCAGCGACCGGGGCCTGGTGCGTTCGAGCAACCAGGACTCCGTGTACGCCGGCCCTCGCCTGCTCGCGCTCGCCGACGGGATGGGTGGCCACGCGGCGGGTGAAGTGGCCAGCAAGGTCGTCATCGCCTCCCTCGCTCCCCTCGACGACGACGAACCGCGCGACGACCTCCTCGCCCAGCTCCGGGAGGCGGTGGCCAACGGCAACGCCGCCATCGCCGAACTCGTCTCGCAGGACCCCGATCTCGACGGCATGGGCACGACGCTCACCGCGGTGCTCTTCGCGGGCACGCGCCTGGGCCTGGTGCACGTCGGCGACTCGCGGGCGTACCTGCTCCGTGGCGGTCAGTTCGCGCAGATCACGCGCGACGACAGCTTCGTCAACGAACTCCTCGAACAGGGCCGCATCACGCCGGAAGAGGCGGCGGTGCACCCGCAGCGGTCGCTGCTGCTCAAGGCGCTCACCGGGCACGAGGTGGAACCGAGCCTGACCGTGCGCGAAGCCCGCGCCGGCGACCGGTACCTGATCTGCTCGGACGGCCTGTCCGGCATGGTCAGCGACGAGACGCTCACCGAAGCCGTGCAGATCCCGGACCCGCAGCAGTGCGCGGACCGGATGATCGAGCTGGCGCTCAAGGGCGGCGGCACGGACAACGTGACCGTGATCATCGCCGACGTGGTCGACGTCGACTTCGGCGAAGACGCGCCCATCGTGGGCGGCGCCGCCGGGGACGGCAGCGACGAGCTGCACCAGGGTGATTCGCCCGCGGCGCGGGCCAGGGCGCTGACCCAGCCGCCGCCGCAGCAGCGCCCGGAGCTCCCGCAGCCGACCGAAGACCCGAAAGCCAAGCGCCGGAAGCGGTTCCGCTGGCTCGCCGGCGCGCTGGTGGTCCTAGTGGTGCTCGCCGCGGCCGCCATCGCCACCCGGTACTTCGTGCTGAGTCAGTACTATGTCGGCGAAGGTGCGGACGAGGAAGTCGTGATCTACCGCGGCGTCCCCGGCAGCATCCTCGGCATCGACCTGCACACCTACGAGCAGGGCTCCTGCCCGCCCAACCAGGTGTGCACGGACAAGCTGCGCGTCGACCAGCTCCAGGAGGACGCGCGGCTGGCGGTGCAGAACGGCGTCAAGAAGGACAGCCTCGACGACGCCCGGAAGTACATCGACGACTTCCTGCAGCTGCACAAGCGCCTGAACAACTGCGCGCCGACGGGCGGTCAGACCTCGCCGACGCCGACCAACCCGGTCTCGCCGACGACCACTCCGACGGCACCGGCCGGTTCCACCGCTCCATCGTCGGCGAACCAGCCAGCGGGGAGGGACTGCTCGACGCCGAGTTCGACGGCACCGACGACGGGAGGCGGTAACTGA
- a CDS encoding trypsin-like serine protease — translation MRARALLSATFFALAAAVVTAAPASAVANGADVPQGTFKFAAKLTMTDIPKPDGSKYNSACSGSLIAKKWIITAGHCFHDAARNPVSGPVPYPTSVLLGTTTVDKPGVTRNVVTVYQSPSNDIAIAELDKAVSGIEPLMINRRTPVVDQKVVLAGWGSLTAVDPTPGTKLQQGLMKVATVDPQYVGVKGFAPTSTTSACTYDSGAPYFVPAGKNGGRLVSVESDGPDCPHDQAETTARVDVVADWIASHLG, via the coding sequence ATGCGCGCTCGCGCACTCCTTTCCGCAACCTTCTTCGCGCTCGCCGCGGCGGTCGTGACCGCGGCACCGGCTTCGGCCGTGGCCAACGGCGCCGACGTCCCGCAGGGGACGTTCAAGTTCGCCGCGAAGCTCACCATGACCGACATCCCGAAGCCCGACGGCAGCAAGTACAACAGCGCCTGCTCGGGTTCCCTGATCGCCAAGAAGTGGATCATCACCGCCGGCCACTGCTTCCACGACGCGGCCCGCAACCCGGTCTCCGGCCCGGTGCCGTACCCGACGTCCGTGCTGCTGGGCACCACCACCGTGGACAAGCCGGGCGTCACCCGCAACGTCGTGACGGTGTACCAGTCGCCGAGCAACGACATCGCGATCGCGGAGCTCGACAAGGCCGTGTCCGGCATCGAGCCGCTGATGATCAACCGCAGGACGCCGGTGGTGGACCAGAAGGTCGTGCTGGCGGGCTGGGGCAGCCTCACCGCCGTCGACCCGACGCCGGGCACGAAGCTCCAGCAGGGCCTGATGAAGGTGGCCACCGTCGACCCGCAGTACGTCGGCGTGAAGGGTTTCGCCCCGACGTCGACGACGAGCGCCTGCACCTACGACTCCGGTGCGCCGTACTTCGTCCCGGCGGGCAAGAACGGCGGACGTCTGGTGTCCGTCGAAAGCGACGGACCGGACTGCCCGCACGACCAGGCCGAAACCACCGCGCGCGTCGACGTCGTGGCGGACTGGATCGCTTCGCACTTGGGCTGA
- a CDS encoding PLP-dependent aspartate aminotransferase family protein, translating into MDDWTPRTKAIAAGRPHGPGEPLNTPLVATSTYQAGGDFVYARGDGTPTWLALEEAVGALEGGYATAFASGVATLSAVLDLLPVGSRVVVPTFSYAVTRGVLAHAQKLGKLAVTELEPTDTEAWVAEAATADLVWLESPTNPTLDVMAIETIAAAARGRVVVDNTFATPLLQRPLELGADVVVHSATKAIGGHSDLLLGITVAKDPAVAEELKGARTRVGSTPGALEAWLALRGLRTMPVRLAEQSRTAALLAGRLAGHPAVRRVRYPGFGMMVAFDLADAETADAFCAGVRLIRSATSLGGVESLVERRAWLAGEERVPPGLIRFSVGLEDPEDLWWDLRFALPE; encoded by the coding sequence ATGGACGACTGGACGCCCCGCACCAAGGCCATCGCGGCCGGCCGCCCGCACGGCCCTGGCGAACCCCTCAACACCCCGCTCGTCGCCACCAGCACGTACCAGGCCGGTGGCGATTTCGTGTACGCGCGCGGGGACGGCACGCCGACCTGGCTGGCCCTCGAAGAAGCCGTCGGGGCGCTGGAAGGCGGGTACGCGACGGCGTTCGCGTCCGGCGTCGCCACCCTCTCCGCCGTGCTGGACCTGCTGCCGGTCGGGTCGCGGGTCGTCGTGCCGACGTTCAGCTACGCCGTGACGCGCGGGGTGCTGGCCCACGCGCAGAAGCTCGGCAAGCTCGCCGTCACCGAGCTCGAGCCGACCGACACCGAGGCCTGGGTCGCCGAGGCCGCGACCGCCGACCTGGTCTGGCTCGAGTCGCCGACCAACCCCACTCTCGACGTGATGGCGATCGAGACCATCGCCGCCGCCGCGCGCGGGCGGGTCGTCGTCGACAACACCTTCGCGACGCCGTTGCTGCAGCGGCCGCTCGAACTCGGCGCCGACGTCGTCGTGCACAGCGCGACCAAGGCCATCGGCGGGCACAGCGACCTGCTGCTCGGCATCACCGTGGCCAAGGACCCGGCGGTCGCCGAGGAGCTGAAGGGCGCGCGGACCCGCGTCGGGTCGACGCCGGGCGCGCTGGAGGCGTGGCTCGCCCTGCGCGGCCTGCGGACCATGCCGGTCCGGCTGGCGGAGCAGTCCCGCACCGCCGCGCTGCTGGCCGGGCGCCTCGCCGGGCACCCCGCCGTCCGGCGCGTGCGGTACCCGGGCTTCGGGATGATGGTCGCGTTCGACTTGGCCGACGCCGAGACGGCCGACGCCTTCTGCGCGGGCGTCCGGCTGATCCGGTCGGCGACCAGCCTCGGCGGCGTCGAAAGCCTGGTCGAACGGCGGGCCTGGCTCGCCGGCGAGGAACGCGTGCCGCCCGGGCTCATCAGGTTCAGCGTCGGTTTGGAGGATCCCGAGGACCTTTGGTGGGATCTGCGGTTCGCCCTCCCGGAGTAA